DNA sequence from the Bufo bufo chromosome 3, aBufBuf1.1, whole genome shotgun sequence genome:
ACTGCCGTGTTGTAGGGCTTCTCCAGAAGAATCTGTAGAAATATCAGGTTGACAATAAACAAATAAGAGCATTgtccagagcagcagaagtcatgGAGATGTCCAGCCCTGTGCACAATGAGAAGCACATAGATGATTCCTCACCTCGGGTGCCATGTAGCTAAGAGTTCCGGCATATTGTGAGATCTTCCTTTCCCCAAAGATGTTCATCACGGCAAGACCGAAATCGGCAATCTTCAAGTGACCGGCGCTGTCCATTAAGATGTTTTCTGGTTTTATGTCTCTATGTATGATGCCTCTGTTATGGAGAAACTGCAGCCCACAGATGATCTCAGCTGCAAAAAATCTGAtcacaaaaaaagagaaaacatcAACATTGAGACCAATAAATGATATAAAGATGGATGTTCCTGACAACTATTGTCTTTATCTAAGATATCTATGTTCTGCCTTACCTGGTGACTGGAATGGTGAATGGGGCTTTGGTATGTATGAGGTCACCTAGGTCTCCTCCGCTGAGAAACTCCATGATGAAGAAGGCATAGTCCTGTGATAAAGATAGAGCATATCATGTAAGTTTCAAAAAAACTTAACTATGGAATATTAGAGTGCATATATATACCCTGCTTTGGAGATGTTATGCTTCTCAAGTAGAAGAAGCCAGAGGTTCAGGTTGACCTACCATCATAGTGCAAGTCTTGGAACTCATTTAAGTACAACAATGTTGGCAAAAGTAGGATGGGGTTGGAAAGAACTGACCTACTCACAAAACCCAGTAGTGAATAagactcttaccttggtctggaaGGTGGCATAAGCATGGGTGAATAGTGGTCTTTTCCCAGTCACCTCCAGGACCTGTTGCTCAATCAGAACGTTGTTTCTAAAGTTCTGAAgcaggaccctcttcttcaccagctTCACTGCCAGTTGTTGTTGGCAGTCGGGATGTGTGGCCAGCATGACCTAGAGGAGACAGAACATTAGAACTTGAGGAACGGCACATCCTGCCATGAGAAGACGTGAAATCTTGATTTTGCTATAGTCATATTACTacacataaggaaaaagtgaCAACAACTCCTGATACTTACTTTACCAAAACCACCCTCTCCAAGAATTTTATGGAAGGTGAAGCTTTCCAGTCCAGTCACAATGATGGGGGTTTCTGCTGGGGTTGTCACTGGTAGAGAGAAGAGACATTATAGGTAATATTCCTGTGTTTGGCCTCCAATAGTAATTACGTTATGAGAGGATAAGAGTTTTATGGGGCATGAAAGACAAAAATGCTCATTAATCATGTTCATAAGTGGGAAAACCCATTGATACGTTATTATGGGATATTGGCTCTAGGTGTCTTAGATCTGCACTCACCTGACAGCTGTTCCATCTCAGTGTTATAGGATGTGCTGGGTCCATCTTCAGCTTTCCCCCCTGTcttttctcccctcttcctctttTTTAGGATACTCTCCTGTATAGGGCTTCCAGGTCTTTTCGAAGCCTTGATCATTTTTTCTTTGCCGCCATCTTCCGCCTTCTCTGATGTTTCTATTCTCCTCCTTTTATTTGGCGGCTgaactctcctctttctcttcctttttctttttttcggaAGATTCTTTGGAACCTCCATGTTCAGCCCATAGATGTCACTGGGTTGAGGAAGGTCCTGTGCGCCTTCAGCACGTTCCATGATGACACTTGGAACGGCTTGGCTTACAGGCCCTCTTTTCTggtctttgaaaaaaaacaaaatttgctgAGCGCAAGTAAAAGTCGCCTTCACCCGTCAAGTGATGAAGAAATATGGCCGAaagtcaggctgcagaaagctagAATCAATTGTTATATGACATCACAAaggcatctgtgacatcaccacattctAAAGGTTACATGACTTTACAGAGGTACCTGTGTCATGGCTGGCTGTCAAAGGTGACATGACATTACGGGTACCTGTAACATCATCAGCCTGGCTGACAGGCCTGTGTTTATCAGCAGTTTTAAAGGTCCATGATTTTCTATTTACTAAGTCTCTCTAGCATTTATCATTTATATTATATCCAGTTTATTCCCAGAATAAAAACTCTCCTCTACAAACAGCTTAACAATGGAACAAGATGCAATTCTACTCTAATTATGCATCTTGTTAGGGAAAATTATACATTGTGTCCAGGGTAGACATGGCGTCCCTTCATTCAGCTGATTGTCGGCTACCAATTACACAAGGATATTCCTAAGGATACATCATTAATATttaggacaagaataagacatgctcttTCTTTGAAAATgtttgggtccgcacccgttccacaaaattgcggaacagatgcggacccattcatacggtcgtgtgaatgacccCCTAAGAACGGATAAACTgtccattttt
Encoded proteins:
- the LOC120993774 gene encoding protein kinase C delta type-like; amino-acid sequence: MERAEGAQDLPQPSDIYGLNMEVPKNLPKKRKRKRKRRVQPPNKRRRIETSEKAEDGGKEKMIKASKRPGSPIQESILKKRKRGEKTGGKAEDGPSTSYNTEMEQLSVTTPAETPIIVTGLESFTFHKILGEGGFGKVMLATHPDCQQQLAVKLVKKRVLLQNFRNNVLIEQQVLEVTGKRPLFTHAYATFQTKDYAFFIMEFLSGGDLGDLIHTKAPFTIPVTRFFAAEIICGLQFLHNRGIIHRDIKPENILMDSAGHLKIADFGLAVMNIFGERKISQYAGTLSYMAPEILLEKPYNTAVDWFSAGVTIYQMATGKYPFSASIFPEKIQKSLINDVPTYPKRLDPQARDLIERLLIKSPESRQLAVCNIREHPFFMDIEWTDIEEAAACSPFQPGPPPVMTSKKINDVLSSTEANKPPMADKDQKLFCGFTFANARWQVIKPIQEPVIRYRRSNLRIITCRVAGAEKQQEVDEDSSTNQ